In the Leptospira limi genome, one interval contains:
- a CDS encoding cation diffusion facilitator family transporter, with product MTNQRPRRRKLIFFLSLSGILSVMIFFIEWVGSKESGSLALFADAGHIFTDVFAHIISLFALIIAAKKPNKKYPFGFHRFEVIAAFLNGLLLIVIALFILYESYLRYYGNADVEADTMLMYSLIGFGINMISAALLVGVSKTSLNLKSAYLHVLSDLLGTLAVIFGALLIHFTGVKQIDSILSILLGLFILKTSYGIVKESIQILIEADTSDFDKDHLLEHINVLQGIESVPKTTIRKLTSGVFSVEIQVAVKDNANRDKITFEIHKVLKEEFGVPFVSVEIVSASVLSKLETLSIRESEREFGHHGHEHGHSHDHTENKRKGHTHKH from the coding sequence ATGACTAACCAAAGACCCAGAAGGCGTAAGCTCATTTTCTTTTTAAGTCTATCCGGCATTTTGTCGGTGATGATTTTTTTTATTGAATGGGTTGGTTCTAAGGAAAGTGGGAGTTTAGCTCTATTTGCCGATGCAGGTCATATTTTTACAGATGTATTCGCTCATATCATCTCCCTTTTTGCTCTTATCATTGCAGCGAAAAAACCTAATAAAAAATATCCTTTTGGATTCCATCGATTTGAAGTCATTGCTGCTTTTTTAAACGGACTACTTCTTATCGTGATTGCACTATTCATCTTGTATGAAAGTTACTTACGGTATTATGGGAATGCGGATGTAGAGGCGGATACAATGCTAATGTATTCTCTCATCGGATTTGGAATTAATATGATTTCAGCTGCTTTACTTGTCGGAGTGAGTAAAACTAGTTTAAATTTAAAATCTGCTTACTTACATGTGTTAAGTGATTTACTAGGAACGTTGGCTGTGATTTTTGGTGCACTCCTCATTCATTTTACAGGTGTGAAACAAATCGATAGCATTCTAAGCATTTTACTTGGACTTTTTATTTTAAAAACATCGTATGGTATCGTCAAAGAATCGATCCAAATTTTAATCGAAGCTGACACAAGTGATTTTGACAAAGATCATCTATTGGAACATATCAACGTTTTGCAAGGAATTGAATCAGTTCCTAAAACTACGATTCGAAAACTCACTTCTGGTGTGTTTTCAGTCGAAATCCAGGTTGCTGTAAAAGACAATGCCAATCGGGATAAAATCACTTTTGAAATTCACAAAGTATTAAAGGAAGAATTTGGAGTTCCCTTTGTTTCCGTTGAAATTGTTTCCGCTAGTGTCCTTTCCAAATTGGAAACTCTATCGATCCGAGAATCAGAGAGAGAATTTGGCCATCACGGGCATGAACATGGTCATTCCCATGACCATACAGAAAATAAACGAAAAGGCCACACCCATAAACACTGA
- a CDS encoding acyl-CoA dehydrogenase: MIESAYHLFTKYADKDSFFPKTVAENNGFYRSWKPYLFAAGFYDFILGKESYYEFQNKISTLAEEPYGVSLALSCMVEVNVAGGILLHTQYANPGSHFLWDAFLGVTPTLILSVGVSEPGFEGKIKKLQSKVVSNRLTGIKSFVTNGGEADFVFWVTKSGTVNPVYFVPIPKETNHACVVTKESFHTDFTPLVSHLKIQVSDLPLLPGSLLIEDYGELGLELRLKELCSLVSLLIGKTKELSEKDSDLNSERNKLIQWRESFLLGFQGNPTKEKLLEGFPYPISPLLLSITNYYQLERPEDLKTIDADWQLFVWEDSLTKYLTQLKKRNQSSELS, translated from the coding sequence GTGATTGAATCGGCTTACCATTTATTTACAAAATATGCTGATAAAGATTCTTTTTTTCCAAAAACAGTAGCTGAAAATAATGGTTTTTACCGCAGTTGGAAGCCTTATCTTTTTGCCGCTGGTTTTTATGATTTTATCTTAGGAAAAGAATCGTACTACGAATTCCAAAATAAAATTTCGACACTTGCAGAAGAACCCTATGGAGTTTCACTCGCTCTCTCATGTATGGTTGAGGTGAATGTGGCAGGGGGGATTCTCCTTCATACACAGTATGCAAATCCAGGTTCCCATTTCCTCTGGGATGCTTTTCTGGGGGTAACTCCTACACTCATTTTGTCTGTTGGAGTGAGTGAACCTGGGTTTGAAGGAAAGATAAAAAAATTACAATCGAAAGTTGTGTCAAATAGGCTAACAGGAATTAAGTCATTTGTGACAAATGGGGGCGAAGCTGATTTTGTATTTTGGGTTACAAAATCGGGAACTGTAAATCCTGTTTACTTTGTTCCCATTCCCAAAGAAACAAATCATGCCTGTGTGGTGACAAAGGAAAGTTTCCATACAGACTTTACCCCACTTGTCAGCCATTTGAAAATCCAAGTATCGGATTTACCTCTATTACCTGGAAGTTTACTGATCGAAGATTATGGTGAGTTGGGATTGGAATTAAGACTTAAGGAATTGTGTTCGCTTGTTTCCCTTCTCATTGGAAAAACAAAGGAATTGTCTGAAAAAGATTCCGATCTCAATTCGGAACGAAACAAACTCATCCAGTGGAGAGAATCCTTTCTCCTTGGTTTCCAAGGAAATCCCACAAAAGAGAAGTTACTGGAAGGATTTCCTTATCCAATCTCACCGCTTTTATTATCCATCACAAACTATTACCAACTAGAGAGGCCTGAAGACTTAAAAACAATAGATGCCGATTGGCAATTATTTGTCTGGGAAGATTCCTTAACCAAATACCTCACCCAATTGAAAAAACGAAACCAATCTTCCGAACTCTCATAA
- the mgtE gene encoding magnesium transporter, whose product MEEERKKESEFRIKIDRESDSYEEFVEQIKSSIEAKDQTHLKSLLDGAHPADVVTLFKDLEREEELYLFRLLSVEDQAYSLIKMEEETLESFLEELSVDEISKTLSHIETDETTYLLSYLPSAKRELVLANLSKTDSFEIRSQLGFREYSAGRLMSKDFATVTITDNVRKGIINVRKKAKEIEDIYQIYVTNEDGVLEGFIPLKDLFLTPINTKIAKITNFSIIAFHYDVDQEEVANTFKKYDLVSAAVTDDLGRIIGRITVDDVLEIVEEEASEDILLMAGVSEDERLSTPILQSVKRRIIWLNVNLLTAFVSSSVVAFFEDTISKIVVLATLMPIVAGLGGNAGTQSVTVVIRNIATGDLSFSNWWDAVRKEFTIGVLNGLALGTVTFSMIYLVKGNLTLGLVVGTAMLVNMMVASLVGSLVPIVLKGMKIDPAIASSIFVTATTDVCGFFFFLGLATVFAKYLV is encoded by the coding sequence ATGGAAGAAGAAAGAAAGAAAGAGTCCGAATTCCGAATCAAAATCGACAGAGAAAGTGATTCCTATGAAGAGTTTGTCGAACAAATCAAATCTTCCATTGAAGCCAAGGACCAGACCCATCTTAAGTCGCTACTCGATGGGGCACACCCCGCAGACGTTGTTACCTTATTCAAAGATCTAGAACGAGAAGAAGAGTTATACCTCTTCCGATTATTGTCTGTTGAAGACCAAGCTTATTCCCTGATCAAAATGGAAGAGGAGACACTCGAGTCCTTTTTAGAAGAACTCTCAGTGGATGAAATCTCAAAAACACTAAGCCATATTGAAACCGATGAAACAACGTATTTATTATCCTACCTTCCCAGTGCCAAACGAGAACTTGTATTAGCCAATTTGAGTAAAACCGATAGTTTCGAAATCAGGTCCCAACTTGGGTTTCGGGAATACTCTGCCGGTCGTCTTATGTCAAAAGACTTTGCGACCGTAACCATTACGGACAATGTTCGAAAAGGGATCATCAATGTCCGAAAAAAGGCAAAGGAAATCGAAGACATCTACCAAATTTATGTTACCAATGAAGATGGAGTTTTGGAAGGTTTTATCCCTTTAAAGGATTTGTTTCTCACACCCATCAATACAAAAATTGCAAAAATCACTAACTTCTCCATCATCGCTTTCCATTATGATGTGGACCAAGAGGAAGTAGCCAATACATTCAAAAAATATGACTTAGTGAGTGCGGCAGTGACTGATGATTTAGGACGGATCATTGGTCGTATTACTGTAGACGATGTATTAGAAATTGTGGAGGAGGAAGCATCTGAAGATATCCTCCTCATGGCAGGGGTTTCGGAAGATGAAAGGTTGTCTACACCCATTTTACAATCGGTCAAACGTAGGATCATTTGGCTCAATGTAAATTTACTCACTGCTTTTGTGAGCTCGAGTGTGGTTGCTTTTTTTGAAGATACCATTTCAAAAATTGTAGTCCTTGCGACACTCATGCCAATTGTTGCAGGTCTTGGTGGAAATGCAGGAACACAATCTGTAACAGTTGTCATTCGCAATATTGCAACAGGTGATTTGTCGTTTTCCAATTGGTGGGATGCTGTTCGGAAAGAATTCACAATTGGTGTTCTGAATGGATTGGCGCTGGGTACTGTTACATTTAGTATGATTTACCTTGTCAAAGGCAACTTAACTTTGGGTCTTGTTGTTGGTACAGCGATGCTTGTGAATATGATGGTAGCTTCCCTTGTTGGTTCCCTCGTTCCCATTGTACTCAAAGGAATGAAAATTGACCCTGCCATAGCTTCTTCCATTTTTGTGACCGCAACAACGGATGTTTGTGGGTTTTTCTTTTTCTTGGGACTTGCCACGGTATTTGCAAAATATTTGGTTTAG
- a CDS encoding L-threonylcarbamoyladenylate synthase, whose translation MKTLISSDVRLLADLIRKGGVVIFPTETVFGIGASSFNEEACKRIYKIKGRPSDNPLIAHFSTIEAIKSVCEVSEVAERLLCEFAPGPITLVLPKKNQNVFPKEMPTLGVRIPKNPIIREWIEECGSPISAPSANLSGRPSLTRMTDVLRYFDGIVDGILVSEEPSLGIESTVVGLYEDPPVLLRPGSIESDQLKQFLPNLVLPNSLTKGGEFVPPSPGMKYKHYSPQANVKLLPSDTFVSEFLKCGSKSNSAWIGFSFGPTDEHKKPTQTFDPTRMKLVSSNWEYSSALYAFFEVCDQLGIETIYCEEPREKTGKEGLLNRLQKASEGN comes from the coding sequence ATGAAAACACTTATCTCTTCGGATGTTCGTTTGCTTGCGGACCTCATCCGAAAGGGAGGAGTGGTTATTTTTCCCACAGAAACTGTTTTTGGGATCGGTGCTTCTAGTTTTAACGAAGAGGCTTGTAAACGGATCTACAAAATCAAAGGGAGACCCAGTGACAACCCTCTCATCGCTCATTTTTCTACGATAGAAGCCATCAAATCTGTCTGTGAAGTGAGTGAAGTTGCAGAACGATTGTTATGCGAATTTGCACCAGGACCTATCACACTTGTCCTTCCTAAAAAAAATCAAAATGTTTTTCCAAAAGAGATGCCAACCCTTGGGGTTCGGATTCCCAAAAATCCAATCATTCGTGAGTGGATTGAAGAATGTGGCTCACCGATCTCTGCACCGTCTGCCAATTTATCAGGTAGACCCTCTTTAACTCGCATGACCGATGTTTTGCGTTATTTTGATGGGATTGTGGATGGAATTTTAGTTTCAGAGGAACCAAGTTTAGGCATTGAATCCACTGTGGTTGGGTTGTATGAAGATCCACCTGTTTTGTTACGGCCAGGATCCATTGAGTCGGACCAACTCAAACAATTTTTGCCAAATTTGGTTTTGCCAAATTCACTGACAAAAGGTGGAGAGTTTGTTCCACCGAGTCCAGGGATGAAATACAAACACTATTCTCCCCAAGCGAACGTGAAACTCCTTCCTTCCGACACATTCGTTTCGGAGTTTCTCAAATGCGGGAGCAAATCCAACTCTGCTTGGATTGGATTTTCTTTTGGACCTACGGACGAACACAAAAAACCAACTCAGACATTCGATCCCACTAGAATGAAACTTGTTTCTTCTAACTGGGAATACAGCTCTGCACTCTATGCTTTTTTTGAAGTTTGTGACCAACTGGGTATAGAGACTATCTATTGCGAAGAACCAAGGGAAAAAACAGGCAAAGAAGGCCTTCTCAATCGTTTGCAGAAAGCCTCAGAAGGGAACTAA
- a CDS encoding S49 family peptidase — translation MPPRFEDSYKSYFVKKLQGKEETITRLELLILLATIRKNPKIKALDINLPPLEWTLSEFYEIRNELLAIRDSGKTLRMFAKEGGLGTLLLLTVANETYLAPESEFTLMLPSAEPMFFGKFLKTWGIEVQAFASGPYKSFAESFTRGEFSKEAKKNLESLILNLRSVILEALTGGKKSLESLFYKPMLSADDLLSAGVIQGIKTETEFFSEDRKLYSPNFPVLYQAIKDFSLIPKRKLEVVVLPIDGNITGGDYLHKNRENGKIEAFSLIPTLQALAEDKKTKAVILEISSPGGSAFYSEQIHQEILELKKSKLVTAYFKDTVASGGYYIATATDHITASPVCITGSIGAVSIRANLQKLYKKFQLNKEAVGFYPFRDIHSEFQPLSKQSILYLESQIKKIEALFYRRVSEGRNIPLETLPKIGMGRVYLPTTENNIVDSLGGLLDAIKLVKEKLGGKAIYVTEELPAYNLKNKIPLLGGLFTELNLLESLGEVSLLSHTKLHWKNRR, via the coding sequence ATGCCACCTCGATTTGAGGACTCATACAAATCCTATTTTGTCAAAAAACTGCAAGGGAAAGAAGAAACCATCACAAGATTGGAACTTCTCATATTACTCGCAACCATCAGAAAAAATCCAAAAATCAAAGCACTTGATATCAATTTACCTCCATTAGAATGGACCCTTTCTGAGTTTTATGAAATCAGAAACGAACTTTTGGCCATTCGGGATTCTGGGAAAACCTTACGGATGTTTGCCAAAGAAGGTGGACTTGGGACTTTACTGTTACTCACAGTCGCAAATGAAACTTACCTTGCCCCCGAATCCGAATTTACTTTGATGCTTCCGAGCGCCGAACCTATGTTTTTTGGTAAATTCTTAAAAACATGGGGAATTGAAGTGCAAGCCTTTGCCTCAGGCCCCTATAAGTCCTTTGCAGAAAGTTTTACTCGCGGAGAATTTTCAAAAGAGGCAAAAAAGAATTTAGAATCACTCATTCTAAACCTACGTTCCGTGATTTTAGAAGCTCTCACAGGCGGAAAAAAATCCTTAGAATCCCTTTTTTACAAACCAATGTTATCTGCTGATGATTTACTTTCCGCAGGTGTTATCCAAGGAATCAAAACTGAGACTGAATTTTTTAGTGAAGATCGAAAACTTTATTCACCTAATTTTCCCGTTCTTTACCAAGCCATAAAAGATTTTTCACTGATTCCAAAAAGAAAATTGGAAGTGGTTGTACTTCCAATTGATGGTAACATTACCGGTGGAGACTACTTACACAAAAATAGAGAAAATGGTAAAATTGAAGCCTTTTCTCTCATTCCCACATTGCAGGCATTAGCGGAAGATAAAAAAACCAAAGCCGTCATCTTAGAAATATCCTCTCCAGGAGGTTCGGCTTTTTATTCCGAACAAATCCACCAAGAAATCTTAGAATTAAAAAAATCAAAATTGGTAACTGCTTACTTTAAAGATACAGTAGCAAGTGGTGGGTATTATATAGCCACTGCCACAGACCATATCACTGCATCCCCTGTATGCATTACAGGTTCCATCGGTGCCGTAAGTATCCGAGCTAATTTACAAAAATTATATAAGAAGTTTCAATTGAATAAGGAAGCCGTTGGGTTTTATCCGTTCCGGGACATCCATTCTGAATTCCAACCACTTTCCAAACAAAGTATTTTGTATTTAGAATCACAAATCAAAAAAATAGAAGCCTTGTTTTACCGCCGTGTCTCGGAAGGTAGGAATATCCCTCTCGAAACCCTACCTAAAATTGGCATGGGAAGGGTGTATTTACCAACAACTGAAAATAATATTGTCGATTCACTCGGTGGACTACTCGATGCAATCAAACTTGTCAAAGAGAAGTTAGGTGGAAAGGCGATTTATGTAACCGAAGAATTGCCAGCTTACAATCTAAAAAATAAAATCCCACTCCTTGGTGGACTATTCACTGAATTGAATCTTTTGGAATCTCTTGGTGAGGTGTCTCTCCTTTCTCATACCAAACTCCATTGGAAAAACAGAAGGTAA
- a CDS encoding OmpA family protein: MILNKHHLFPIFNVILLTLCFVTPGKVQADWVYFPYEYNQIYKEKYALELELADIRKQHQNELNRLEEEKKDLQSQIRNLTEDLELEKRNRAKEQDEYSDKLRDYDMRLRSLEKKGTDKERTLAEENRKREEKDRAEIDALKRKLEEKERECLQKEQKLRETYESKMDELKERIRNLEEELANLRKLTKEQKRELERLSEQTKEFEEKLAKEITSGQIRLKRFHNKLIINIDDKISFDSGSSELKPAILPAIEKIREILAAYPENYIVVEGHTDNVPIKTKFRNNWHLSSERALSVLEFILQNKNLNPKNFSSAGYGEHQPIVPNSTKENKALNRRVDIVVIPRATSSLGGNND; this comes from the coding sequence ATGATTCTAAATAAACATCACCTCTTCCCCATCTTCAACGTCATTCTTCTTACCCTCTGTTTCGTTACACCAGGGAAAGTTCAGGCGGATTGGGTCTACTTTCCCTATGAATACAACCAAATCTACAAAGAAAAATATGCCTTAGAATTGGAACTTGCGGACATTCGCAAACAACATCAAAATGAACTCAATCGATTAGAAGAAGAAAAAAAAGACCTACAATCCCAAATTCGAAACCTCACAGAAGATTTAGAATTGGAAAAACGGAATCGTGCCAAAGAACAAGATGAATATTCTGATAAACTCCGCGATTACGATATGCGCCTTCGTAGTTTAGAGAAAAAAGGAACCGACAAAGAACGTACACTGGCAGAAGAAAACAGAAAACGAGAAGAAAAAGATAGAGCTGAAATAGACGCACTCAAACGTAAATTAGAAGAAAAAGAAAGAGAGTGCCTTCAAAAGGAACAAAAACTCCGCGAAACTTACGAATCCAAAATGGATGAACTGAAAGAAAGGATTCGCAATTTAGAAGAAGAACTTGCCAATTTACGGAAACTTACCAAAGAACAAAAACGCGAATTGGAAAGGCTTTCGGAACAAACCAAAGAATTTGAAGAAAAACTCGCAAAAGAAATCACATCAGGACAAATTCGCCTCAAACGATTTCATAACAAACTCATCATCAACATCGATGACAAAATCTCTTTTGATAGTGGATCATCCGAATTAAAACCCGCAATTCTCCCTGCCATTGAAAAAATACGAGAGATTTTGGCTGCTTATCCAGAAAACTACATTGTTGTGGAAGGGCATACTGACAATGTTCCCATCAAAACAAAATTTAGAAATAACTGGCATCTGTCCAGCGAACGGGCGTTATCTGTTTTAGAATTCATTTTACAGAATAAAAACCTTAATCCAAAAAACTTTTCAAGTGCCGGATACGGAGAACACCAACCCATTGTTCCCAATAGCACAAAAGAAAACAAAGCACTCAATCGTCGGGTAGATATTGTTGTGATTCCGAGAGCAACCAGTTCCTTGGGTGGAAACAATGACTAA
- the uvrA gene encoding excinuclease ABC subunit UvrA, with amino-acid sequence MKEENKLSDVDSFIRIRGAREHNLKNLNLDIPRDKLVVITGLSGSGKSSLAFDTIYAEGQRRYVESLSSYARQFLGQMEKPEVDQIEGLSPAISIEQKTTHRNPRSTVGTVTEIYDYLRLLYARVGKPHCPKCGTAISSLSVDQITDRINIFPEGTKLQILAPVIQGKKGEHKEVLERFKKEGFNRVRVNGEVYSLEDEIPLKKNFKADIDIVVDRIVMKPGIQSRLSDSVETALKTADGIVVVEDGEKDHLFSQKLSCPKCDDVSIPELTPRLFSFNSPFGACTNCDGLGALLEFDEALLVTDREASLAEGCIEAWGGSKSNSYWYMATIQALSKKLKFNLNTPWKDLSDKVKNTILHGDKSIHIDYDFRGANSHYEFSRNYEGVIPNLKRRYKETKSDSMRQWFESFMTNHDCDECHGKRLRKEALAVKVQGIGIDAYTGFSIEKALEFTKQSEYKGAEDTISKPILKEILQRLHFLNDVGVGYLNLSRSAGTLSGGEMQRIRLATQIGSRLMGVLYILDEPSIGLHQRDNTKLVQTLKGLRNLGNTVLVVEHDKETMEEADFIVDMGPGAGVHGGEIVAFGTPEQIKKDKHSVTGKFLSGEKRISMPETRRTGNGKFLKITGASHNNLKNIDVSIPLGTLTVVTGVSGSGKSTLINEILYKELASSVMGMKLVPGKHKKILGKEQIDKVINIDQSAIGRTPRSNPATYTGLFTFVRELYSGLEEAKVRGYGPGRFSFNVAGGRCEKCEGDGILKIEMHFLPDIYVECEVCKGKRYNRETLEVKYKGKNISDVLEMTVEEAVVFFENIPNLKRKLDTLMDVGLGYIKLGQAATTFSGGEAQRIKLSTELSKRPTGKTLYILDEPTTGLHFEDIERLLSVLQVLVDKGNSMVIIEHNLDVIKAADYIIDIGPEGGDGGGEVIATGTPEEVVTVKRSFTGQYLKKVLEEEKVLDAKQAMKKGK; translated from the coding sequence ATGAAAGAGGAAAACAAGCTATCCGATGTGGATTCCTTTATTCGTATTCGTGGCGCTCGTGAACATAACCTAAAAAACCTAAACCTCGACATACCGAGAGACAAACTTGTGGTCATCACTGGTCTTTCGGGTTCTGGGAAGTCATCTCTTGCTTTTGATACCATATATGCAGAAGGGCAGAGGCGGTATGTGGAATCCCTTTCCAGTTATGCCAGACAATTCCTCGGGCAAATGGAAAAACCAGAGGTGGACCAAATTGAGGGCTTAAGCCCCGCCATCTCCATCGAACAAAAAACTACTCATCGTAACCCTCGTTCTACGGTAGGAACGGTCACAGAAATATACGATTATTTACGTTTGTTATACGCTCGTGTTGGAAAACCCCATTGTCCAAAATGTGGGACCGCAATCTCTAGTTTGTCAGTGGACCAGATCACAGACAGGATTAATATTTTCCCCGAAGGAACTAAACTTCAGATCCTAGCTCCCGTCATCCAAGGGAAAAAGGGAGAACACAAAGAGGTCCTGGAACGTTTCAAAAAGGAAGGGTTCAACAGGGTTCGTGTGAACGGAGAAGTGTATTCTCTCGAAGATGAAATTCCCTTAAAGAAAAACTTTAAAGCTGACATCGATATTGTTGTGGATAGGATTGTGATGAAACCTGGGATCCAATCTCGATTGTCGGATTCTGTGGAAACCGCGCTAAAAACTGCTGATGGAATTGTTGTCGTAGAAGACGGTGAAAAAGACCATCTCTTTTCCCAAAAACTTTCTTGTCCCAAATGTGATGATGTCAGTATCCCTGAGCTGACACCTAGACTTTTTTCCTTTAACTCTCCCTTTGGTGCCTGTACCAATTGTGATGGACTTGGCGCCTTACTTGAGTTTGATGAAGCACTACTTGTGACAGATAGAGAAGCATCACTTGCTGAAGGTTGTATCGAAGCTTGGGGTGGTTCTAAATCCAATTCTTATTGGTATATGGCCACCATACAGGCGTTATCTAAAAAATTGAAATTTAATTTAAACACGCCGTGGAAAGATTTATCGGACAAGGTAAAAAATACAATCCTTCATGGTGATAAATCCATCCATATTGATTATGATTTTAGGGGTGCCAATTCTCATTATGAATTTTCTCGGAATTATGAAGGGGTGATTCCCAATCTAAAACGCCGATACAAAGAAACAAAATCAGATTCCATGCGCCAATGGTTTGAATCCTTTATGACAAACCATGATTGTGATGAGTGCCATGGCAAACGACTCCGAAAGGAAGCACTTGCTGTTAAGGTGCAAGGGATTGGGATTGATGCCTATACAGGTTTTTCCATCGAAAAGGCACTTGAATTCACAAAACAATCGGAATACAAGGGTGCAGAAGACACCATCTCCAAACCCATCTTAAAAGAGATCTTACAAAGGTTACATTTTTTAAATGATGTGGGAGTCGGATATCTGAATCTCAGTCGTTCTGCTGGAACTCTGTCTGGGGGAGAGATGCAACGAATCCGCCTCGCCACCCAAATTGGATCTCGGCTTATGGGTGTTCTTTATATCTTAGATGAACCTTCCATTGGACTCCACCAAAGGGACAATACAAAACTTGTACAAACCTTAAAGGGACTTCGCAATTTAGGAAATACCGTCCTCGTAGTGGAACATGACAAAGAGACGATGGAAGAAGCTGATTTTATCGTGGATATGGGTCCTGGTGCTGGTGTCCACGGTGGGGAAATCGTTGCTTTTGGAACTCCTGAACAAATCAAAAAAGACAAACATTCGGTAACTGGAAAATTTTTATCGGGTGAAAAACGAATCTCCATGCCAGAAACTAGAAGAACTGGGAATGGAAAATTTTTAAAAATCACAGGAGCCTCGCATAACAATCTTAAGAATATCGATGTGTCGATTCCACTTGGGACTTTAACTGTTGTTACAGGGGTTTCTGGTTCTGGAAAATCCACCTTGATCAATGAAATTCTCTACAAGGAACTCGCAAGTTCCGTGATGGGGATGAAACTTGTTCCAGGCAAACATAAAAAAATCCTAGGGAAAGAACAAATTGATAAGGTGATTAACATTGACCAGTCGGCCATCGGAAGGACACCACGTTCAAACCCAGCCACATATACTGGTCTTTTTACCTTTGTGCGTGAACTTTATAGTGGTTTAGAAGAAGCAAAAGTGAGGGGATATGGTCCTGGTAGGTTTAGTTTTAATGTGGCTGGGGGAAGGTGTGAAAAATGTGAAGGAGATGGGATCTTAAAAATTGAAATGCATTTCCTTCCTGATATTTATGTGGAATGTGAAGTGTGTAAAGGAAAACGATACAACCGCGAAACATTGGAAGTAAAATACAAAGGGAAAAATATTTCAGATGTTTTGGAGATGACTGTCGAAGAGGCAGTGGTGTTTTTTGAAAACATTCCTAACCTCAAACGAAAGTTAGACACCCTTATGGATGTTGGTCTTGGGTACATCAAACTTGGGCAAGCAGCTACAACTTTTTCTGGTGGGGAAGCACAAAGGATTAAACTTTCCACAGAACTTTCCAAACGCCCAACAGGAAAAACACTTTATATCTTAGATGAACCAACAACTGGCCTCCATTTTGAGGATATTGAGAGGTTATTGTCTGTATTGCAGGTGTTAGTGGATAAGGGAAATTCCATGGTCATCATAGAACACAATTTGGATGTGATCAAAGCTGCCGACTACATCATCGACATTGGTCCAGAAGGGGGAGATGGTGGTGGAGAAGTCATTGCCACAGGTACTCCAGAAGAAGTTGTTACTGTGAAACGATCGTTTACCGGTCAATACCTGAAAAAAGTGTTGGAAGAAGAAAAGGTTCTCGACGCCAAACAGGCAATGAAAAAGGGAAAATAA